A window of the Lagopus muta isolate bLagMut1 chromosome 1, bLagMut1 primary, whole genome shotgun sequence genome harbors these coding sequences:
- the SLC5A8 gene encoding sodium-coupled monocarboxylate transporter 1 — MDLGITTQVRNKNDIEADEVLIAAEGFPGSKQGSGNPPAGSAPPRRPTPCRGSSPPSPCALPGSPPLRARRGRGEERAPGLYKAVPSARHRAHSRAQGRELRLAPPRAAALVGGVPSPSSCSCTSDFGSGCNCSVGMRGFSVWDYVVFAAMLLVSAAIGIYYAFAGGGQKTSKDFLIGGRSMHAFPVALSLTASFMSAVTLLGTPAEIYRYGSIFCLFAITYTLVALCTAEIFLPVFYRLGITSSYEYLELRFNKYLRLCGTFLFIIQTTLYTGIVVYAPALALNQVTGFDLWGAVVATGVICTFYCTLGGLKAVVWTDVFQIGIMVAGSASVIIRAVVVQEGIGRIINDSYYGGRLNFWDFNPNPLQRHTFWTIIIGGTFTWTSLYGVSQSQVQRYSACKSRFHAKMSLYINLIGLWVILVCAALSGLSLYSFYKDCDPLTAGQVSALDQLLPYLVLDIFSDFPGVPGLFMASTYSGTLSTVSSSINALAAVTVEDLIRPYFKSLSEKKLSWISMGMSVFYGGVCIAMAAVASLLDALLQAALSIFGMISGPLLGLFSLGILCSFANGIGAFVGLITGLVISLWVGFGSQIYPPLPERTLPLPLSTAGCNISISSNLTTSTENPLTTIFSTQAAKRPALADNWYSLSYLYFSTLGTLTTIVVGIIISLLTGGLKQNTDSKFLLTKEDFLSNFSWCKSEPEEKVVVLNWKTMVAEGMDNPAFSHIEMDEARYKNKANGIHI; from the exons atggacTTGGGTATCACCACCCAAGTGAGGAACAAAAATGACATTGAGGCAGATGAAGTCCTCATTGCTG CGGAGGGGTTCCCGGGGTCGAAGCAGGGAAGCGGGAACCCTCCCGCTGGGAGCGCTCCGCCACGCCGCCCGACCCCGTGCCGCGGCAGCAGCCCGCCGTCACCCTGCGCGCTGCCCGGGTCGCCGCCCCTTCGCGCTCGGCGGGGCCGCGGGGAGGAGCGGGCGCCGGGGCTCTATAAGGCCGTCCCGTCGGCCCGGCACCGCGCTCACAGCCGCGCACAAGGGCGAGAGCTGCGCCTCGCACCGCCCCGCGCTGCAGCCTTGGTTGGCGGGGTCCCGTcgccttcctcctgcagctgcacatcTGACTTTGGGTCAGGCTGCAATTGCTCCGTTGGCATGAGGGGCTTCAGCGTTTGGGACTATGTGGTCTTCGCTGCCATGCTGCTGGTGTCAGCTGCCATCGGCATCTATTATGCCTTTGCAGGAGGGGGACAGAAGACCTCCAAGGACTTTCTCATAGGGGGCAGAAGCATGCATGCCTTCCCAGTGGCTCTCTCACTCACCGCCAGCTTCATGTCAGCTGTCACTCTGCTGGGCACCCCTGCTGAGATCTACCGCTATGGTTCCATCTTCTGCCTCTTCGCCATCACCTACACCCTGGTAGCACTGTGCACTGCTGAGATCTTCCTGCCTGTCTTCTACAGGCTGGGCATCACCAGCTCTTACGAG tatTTAGAGCTTCGATTTAATAAATACCTGCGTCTCTGTGGAACATTCCTCTTCATTATACAAACG ACATTATACACTGGCATTGTTGTTTACGCTCCAGCTTTAGCACTAAATCAAG TCACGGGCTTCGATTTGTGGGGTGCCGTGGTGGCAACTGGTGTGATCTGCACTTTCTACTGCACGTTG GGCGGTCTGAAAGCAGTGGTGTGGACAGATGTTTTCCAGATTGGAATCATGGTTGCTGGATCGGCATCTGTGATTATACGAGCTGTGGTAGTCCAGGAGGGAATTGGACGCATTATAAATGATTCCTACTATGGAGGAAGATTAAACTTCTGGGA CTTTAATCCCAACCCATTGCAAAGGCATACCTTCTGGACGATTATTATAGGTGGGACCTTCACATGGACTAGCCTTTATGGTGTCAGCCAGTCCCAAGTACAGAGATACAGTGCATGCAAAAGCAGGTTCCATGCAAAAAT GTCCCTCTACATCAACCTGATAGGCCTCTGGGTGATCTTGGTCTGCGCAGCGCTCAGCGGGTTGTCCCTGTACTCCTTCTACAAGGATTGTGACCCATTGACGGCAGGGCAGGTGTCAGCACTCGACCAG ttgctaCCCTACCTTGTGCTGgatattttcagtgattttcCAGGAGTGCCAGGGCTTTTTATGGCTAGTACCTACAGTGGGACATTAAG TACAGTGTCCTCCAGCATAAATGCTTTGGCTGCTGTGACTGTTGAAGACCTCATCAGGCCATACTTCAAAtccctttctgaaaagaagttgTCATGGATTTCCATGGGGATGA GCGTATTTTATGGCGGAGTCTGCATTGCTATGGCTGCAGTGGCATCTCTCCTGGATGCCTTGCTCCAG GCAGCACTCAGCATTTTTGGCATGATCAGTGGCCCCCTTTTAGGACTGTTTTCCTTGGGAATTCTCTGCTCCTTTGCAAATGGAATT ggTGCATTTGTGGGTCTTATCACTGGCTTGGTAATTTCACTTTGGGTTGGATTTGGTTCTCAGATTTATCCTCCCCTCCCAGAGAGGACTTTGCCTCTCCCCCTCTCAACTGCAGGCTGTAATATATCCATCTCAAGCAATTTGACTACATCGACAGAAAACCCATTAACAACAATCTTCAGCACACAGGCTGCAAAAAG GCCTGCCCTGGCAGATAACTGGTattccttgtcctatctctaCTTCAGCACCCTTGGGACACTTACCACAATAGTTGTGGGAATAATTATCAGCCTCCTAACAG GAGGACTGAAGCAGAACACAGACAGTAAATTCCTGCTGACCAAAGAAGATTTCCTCTCCAACTTCTCCTGGTGTAAATCTGAACCA gaggAGAAAGTGGTTGTGTTGAACTGGAAAACAATGGTAGCCGAAGGAATGGACAACCCTGCTTTCAGCCACATTGAAATGGATGAAGCAAGATATAAGAACAAAGCCAATGGCATTCATATATGA